One window of the Trichocoleus sp. FACHB-46 genome contains the following:
- a CDS encoding tyrosine-type recombinase/integrase, translating to MLSLRDDAIAEFLQAKNLAPKSEKAYRLDLSRFTRWCDLPGSPYQQQPWREVSARQLRHFKTYLQQELQLSAGTVRRTLSTLKQFFDWLQDHKYIQTHPARTLELPEASEPTAKDLSAEEIEWLYRAATLSKLAERNTAIVSVLLHGLRAEEICNLDVADFDGVRLHIRKAKRGSVGTVPLKPQAQQHLQMYLEWRQSQTEGSRAAGIEIESDRPLFISYSPRNRHQRLGYDGLYKLVSKELQAIAQELAQAEGKEVSHLHPHRGRHTFATSLVVDGMRYKTMDSRLAMKLTRHRSAHSFDRYVKRADELLAEAAIFETEALKQAETET from the coding sequence GTGCTGAGCTTACGAGACGATGCGATCGCTGAGTTTCTCCAAGCGAAGAACCTAGCTCCGAAGAGCGAAAAGGCTTATCGTCTGGATCTTAGTCGCTTTACTCGGTGGTGTGACTTGCCGGGGTCTCCTTATCAGCAGCAGCCTTGGCGAGAGGTCAGTGCACGGCAGCTGCGGCACTTCAAGACTTACTTGCAGCAAGAGTTGCAACTGAGCGCTGGTACGGTTCGGCGCACCCTCAGTACCTTGAAGCAGTTCTTTGACTGGTTGCAGGACCACAAGTACATTCAGACGCATCCAGCTCGAACCTTGGAATTGCCTGAAGCTTCGGAGCCGACAGCGAAGGATTTGTCGGCTGAAGAAATCGAATGGCTCTACAGAGCAGCTACGCTCAGTAAGCTAGCGGAGCGTAACACAGCGATCGTCTCCGTGTTGTTGCATGGACTGCGGGCGGAGGAGATCTGCAATCTCGATGTTGCAGACTTTGATGGCGTAAGGCTGCACATCCGCAAGGCTAAACGCGGTAGCGTCGGGACAGTACCCCTGAAGCCGCAAGCTCAACAGCATTTGCAGATGTACCTGGAGTGGCGACAATCGCAAACTGAAGGCAGTCGAGCCGCAGGCATAGAAATTGAGTCTGATCGTCCCCTGTTTATTTCCTACTCCCCCCGCAATCGCCATCAACGTCTGGGCTATGACGGTCTGTATAAACTCGTTTCCAAAGAGTTGCAGGCGATCGCCCAGGAGTTAGCGCAAGCAGAAGGGAAGGAGGTGTCACATCTGCATCCGCATCGAGGACGGCATACCTTTGCCACAAGTTTAGTGGTTGATGGCATGCGTTACAAAACCATGGACTCTCGCTTAGCCATGAAGTTAACACGTCATCGCTCGGCTCATAGCTTTGATCGTTACGTCAAGAGAGCGGATGAGCTGTTGGCAGAAGCAGCAATTTTTGAGACCGAAGCCCTGAAACAAGCGGAGACAGAAACTTAG